Proteins from a single region of Streptomyces spinoverrucosus:
- a CDS encoding LPXTG cell wall anchor domain-containing protein, with translation MTNKTRIRVARLAAGAVIAAGASLTAAGVASADEGENCIVLDICISPSPTQTTPTVEPTPTQTEPTTPPTIPTVEPTQPTVDPTDPTIEPTEPDDPTANPTEDDPGSGNGNGSGSGGGDNTDPDGGTSPQDEGSSSLTDTGTEIPAADTSAQGGGDELAETGAAQTTFLLIGAATMIAGGVAFRVLPRVMSGRGGAAA, from the coding sequence ATGACCAACAAGACGCGCATCCGTGTCGCGCGGCTCGCCGCCGGCGCCGTGATCGCGGCCGGCGCCTCGCTGACCGCCGCGGGTGTGGCTTCCGCCGACGAGGGCGAGAACTGCATCGTCCTGGATATCTGCATCTCGCCGAGCCCCACGCAGACGACGCCGACGGTGGAGCCGACTCCGACCCAGACCGAGCCGACGACGCCGCCCACGATCCCGACGGTCGAGCCGACCCAGCCCACGGTCGACCCGACCGACCCCACGATCGAGCCCACCGAGCCGGACGACCCCACCGCGAACCCGACCGAGGACGACCCGGGCAGCGGTAACGGGAATGGCAGCGGGAGCGGAGGCGGTGACAACACCGACCCCGACGGTGGGACCTCCCCGCAGGACGAGGGCTCCTCGTCCCTCACGGACACCGGCACGGAGATCCCGGCGGCCGACACCTCCGCCCAGGGCGGCGGCGACGAGCTCGCCGAGACGGGTGCCGCGCAGACCACGTTCCTGCTGATCGGTGCCGCGACGATGATCGCCGGTGGTGTCGCCTTCCGCGTGCTGCCGCGCGTGATGAGCGGCCGTGGCGGTGCGGCTGCCTGA
- the prfB gene encoding peptide chain release factor 2, translated as MAVVDVSEELKSLSSTMESIEAVLDLDRMRADIAVLEEQAAAPSLWDNPDEAQKITSKLSHLQAEVRKAEALRGRIDDLAVLFEMAEEEDDPDTRAEAESELAAVRKALDEMEVRTLLSGEYDAREALVNIRAEAGGVDAADFAERLQRMYLRWAEQHGYKTEVYETSYAEEAGIKSTTFAVQVPYAYGTLSVEQGTHRLVRISPFDNQGRRQTSFAGVEVLPVVEQSDHVEIDESELRIDVYRSSGPGGQGVNTTDSAVRITHLPTGIVVSCQNERSQIQNKATAMNVLQAKLLERRRQEEQAKMDALKGDGGNSWGNQMRSYVLHPYQMVKDLRTEHEVGNPEAVFNGEIDGFLEAGIRWRKQQEK; from the coding sequence GTGGCAGTCGTCGATGTATCCGAAGAGCTCAAGTCCCTCTCCTCGACCATGGAGTCGATCGAGGCCGTCCTGGACCTCGACAGGATGAGGGCAGACATCGCCGTGCTCGAGGAGCAGGCGGCCGCGCCGTCCCTGTGGGACAACCCGGACGAGGCGCAGAAGATCACCAGCAAGCTCTCCCACCTCCAGGCCGAGGTCAGGAAGGCGGAGGCGCTGCGCGGGCGGATCGACGATCTCGCGGTGCTGTTCGAGATGGCCGAGGAGGAGGACGACCCGGACACCCGTGCCGAGGCGGAATCCGAGCTCGCCGCCGTCCGCAAGGCCCTCGACGAGATGGAGGTGCGGACGCTTCTCAGCGGTGAGTACGACGCCCGGGAAGCGCTCGTGAACATCCGCGCCGAGGCCGGTGGCGTCGACGCCGCCGACTTCGCCGAGCGGCTCCAGCGGATGTACCTGCGCTGGGCCGAGCAGCACGGCTACAAGACCGAGGTCTACGAGACGTCGTACGCGGAGGAGGCGGGCATCAAGTCCACCACCTTCGCCGTGCAGGTTCCGTACGCCTACGGCACCCTCTCCGTCGAGCAGGGCACGCACCGCCTGGTGCGCATCTCGCCCTTCGACAACCAGGGCCGCCGCCAGACCTCCTTCGCCGGCGTCGAGGTGCTCCCCGTCGTCGAGCAGTCCGACCACGTCGAGATCGACGAGTCGGAGCTGCGTATCGACGTCTACCGGTCCTCCGGCCCCGGCGGCCAGGGCGTCAACACCACCGACTCGGCGGTGCGCATCACGCACCTCCCGACCGGCATCGTCGTCTCCTGCCAGAACGAGCGGTCGCAGATCCAGAACAAGGCCACCGCGATGAACGTCCTCCAGGCCAAGCTGCTGGAGCGGCGCCGCCAGGAGGAGCAGGCCAAGATGGACGCCCTCAAGGGCGACGGCGGCAACTCCTGGGGCAACCAGATGCGTTCGTACGTGCTGCACCCGTACCAGATGGTCAAGGACCTGCGCACCGAGCACGAAGTCGGCAACCCCGAGGCCGTGTTCAACGGTGAGATCGACGGGTTCCTGGAGGCCGGAATTCGCTGGCGCAAGCAGCAGGAGAAGTAA
- a CDS encoding serine/threonine-protein kinase: MRPVGSKYLLEEPLGRGATGTVWRARQRETAGAEAAVPGQPGETVAIKVLKEELASDPDVVMRFLRERSVLLRLTHPNIVRVRDLVVEGDLLALVMDLVDGPDLHRYLRENGPFTPVAAALLTAQIADALAASHADGVVHRDLKPANVLLQQYGGEMHPMLTDFGIARLADSPGLTRTHEFVGTPAYVAPESAEGRPQTSAVDIYGAGILLYELVTGRPPFSGGSALEVLHQHLSAEPRRPSTVPEPLWTVIERCLRKNPEERPSAENLARGLRVVAEGIGVHANSAQIAAAEGVAALLAPDPAPAPVPGTPGASDPTQVLPHGNPGYDPNAATSVLPHTGGPAGAADPTAVLPNTGPGGADPTQVLPQGQQPEQPHPWQTQLRAARDRNEQTQVQYLDPDQDPLRRRPQRQVARPQQQPQRQQQRPPQGPPPGYGHPQQQQPQQYAPQRPQQQPQRYAPPPTPEPQRPAREPRQRSANPMRIPGLGCLKGCLFTIVILFVAGWLIWELSPLQEWIGTGKGYWDQLTDWFNTVTGWIGDLGGDSGGSGGTGGTGGTSTQ; encoded by the coding sequence GTGCGGCCGGTAGGGAGCAAGTACCTCCTTGAGGAGCCGCTTGGACGCGGCGCCACAGGCACCGTCTGGCGAGCCCGCCAGCGGGAGACCGCGGGGGCCGAGGCGGCCGTGCCCGGTCAGCCCGGTGAGACCGTCGCGATCAAGGTGCTCAAGGAGGAGCTGGCGAGCGACCCCGATGTCGTGATGCGGTTCCTGCGCGAGCGGTCCGTGCTGCTCCGCCTCACCCATCCGAACATCGTCCGGGTCCGCGACCTGGTCGTCGAGGGCGATCTGCTGGCCCTGGTCATGGACCTCGTCGACGGGCCCGACCTGCACCGCTACTTGCGCGAGAACGGCCCCTTCACGCCCGTCGCCGCCGCCCTGCTCACCGCGCAGATCGCCGACGCGCTGGCCGCCAGCCACGCCGACGGCGTAGTGCACCGCGACCTGAAGCCCGCGAACGTCCTGCTCCAGCAGTACGGCGGCGAGATGCACCCGATGCTCACCGACTTCGGCATCGCCCGCCTCGCCGACTCGCCCGGCCTGACCCGCACCCACGAGTTCGTGGGCACGCCCGCGTACGTCGCGCCGGAGTCCGCCGAGGGCCGCCCGCAGACCTCCGCCGTCGACATCTACGGCGCCGGCATCCTGCTGTACGAGCTGGTCACCGGCCGTCCGCCGTTCTCCGGCGGCTCCGCGCTGGAGGTCCTGCACCAGCACCTGAGCGCCGAGCCGCGCCGCCCCTCCACCGTCCCCGAACCGCTGTGGACGGTCATAGAGCGCTGCCTGCGCAAGAACCCCGAGGAAAGGCCCAGCGCCGAGAACCTCGCGCGCGGGCTGCGGGTCGTCGCCGAGGGCATCGGCGTGCACGCGAACTCCGCGCAGATCGCCGCCGCCGAGGGCGTCGCCGCGCTCCTCGCACCCGACCCGGCCCCCGCGCCCGTACCCGGCACGCCCGGCGCGAGCGACCCGACGCAGGTGCTGCCGCACGGCAACCCCGGGTACGACCCGAACGCGGCGACCAGCGTGCTGCCCCACACCGGCGGCCCGGCCGGTGCCGCCGACCCCACCGCCGTACTGCCGAACACCGGACCCGGCGGTGCCGACCCGACCCAGGTGCTGCCCCAGGGACAGCAGCCCGAGCAGCCGCACCCCTGGCAGACCCAGCTGCGCGCCGCGCGCGACCGCAACGAGCAGACGCAGGTCCAGTACCTCGACCCCGACCAGGACCCGCTGCGCCGCCGCCCGCAGCGGCAGGTCGCGCGCCCGCAGCAGCAGCCGCAGCGCCAGCAGCAGCGTCCCCCGCAGGGACCACCGCCCGGCTACGGCCACCCGCAGCAGCAACAGCCGCAGCAGTACGCCCCGCAGCGTCCGCAGCAGCAGCCCCAGCGGTACGCCCCGCCGCCCACGCCCGAGCCGCAGCGGCCGGCGCGTGAGCCGCGACAGCGCAGCGCCAATCCGATGCGGATCCCGGGGCTGGGCTGTCTGAAGGGGTGCCTGTTCACGATCGTCATCCTGTTCGTGGCCGGGTGGCTGATCTGGGAACTGAGCCCGCTGCAGGAGTGGATCGGCACCGGCAAGGGCTACTGGGACCAGCTCACGGACTGGTTCAACACGGTCACCGGGTGGATCGGGGACCTGGGCGGCGACTCCGGAGGTTCTGGGGGCACCGGGGGCACCGGGGGTACGTCCACGCAGTAG
- the ftsX gene encoding permease-like cell division protein FtsX: protein MRAQFVLSEIGVGLRRNLTMTFAVIVSVALSLALFGGSLLMSDQVNTMKGYWYDKVNVSIFLCNKSDAESDPNCAKGAVTEDQKGQIKTDLEKMSVVDTVTYESQDQAYKHYKEQFGDSPLASSLTPDQMQESYRIKLKDPEKYQVIATAFNGRDGVQSVQDQKGILDNLFGLLNGMNWAARAVMALMLVVALMLIVNTVRVSAFSRRRETGIMRLVGASGFYIQAPFIMEAAVAGLIGGTLACGFLMLGRYFIIDNGLALSEKLNLINFIGWDAVLTKLPLILATSLLMPALAAFFALRKYLKV from the coding sequence ATGCGCGCCCAGTTCGTTCTGTCGGAGATCGGTGTCGGTCTCCGCCGCAATCTGACGATGACCTTCGCGGTCATCGTCTCCGTCGCCCTGTCCCTGGCCCTGTTCGGCGGTTCGCTGCTGATGAGCGACCAGGTGAACACCATGAAGGGCTACTGGTACGACAAGGTCAACGTCTCGATCTTCCTGTGCAACAAGAGCGACGCCGAGTCGGACCCCAACTGCGCCAAGGGTGCGGTCACCGAGGACCAGAAGGGCCAGATCAAGACCGACCTGGAGAAGATGTCGGTCGTCGACACGGTGACGTACGAGTCGCAGGACCAGGCGTACAAGCACTACAAGGAGCAGTTCGGCGACTCCCCGCTGGCCAGCTCGCTCACGCCGGACCAGATGCAGGAGTCGTACCGCATCAAGCTGAAGGACCCGGAGAAGTACCAGGTCATCGCGACCGCCTTCAACGGGCGGGACGGCGTGCAGTCCGTGCAGGACCAGAAGGGCATTCTGGACAACCTCTTCGGGCTGCTGAACGGCATGAACTGGGCGGCGCGCGCGGTGATGGCGCTGATGCTGGTGGTGGCGCTGATGCTGATCGTCAACACCGTGCGGGTCTCGGCGTTCAGCCGACGGCGTGAGACCGGCATCATGCGCCTGGTCGGGGCCTCGGGCTTCTACATCCAGGCGCCGTTCATCATGGAGGCCGCGGTCGCCGGACTGATCGGCGGCACCCTCGCGTGCGGCTTCCTGATGCTCGGGCGGTACTTCATCATCGACAACGGTCTGGCCCTGTCGGAGAAGCTGAATCTGATCAACTTCATTGGCTGGGACGCCGTTCTGACGAAGCTGCCGCTCATCCTCGCGACAAGCCTGCTGATGCCGGCCTTGGCGGCGTTCTTCGCGTTGCGCAAGTACCTGAAGGTGTGA
- the ftsE gene encoding cell division ATP-binding protein FtsE, which yields MIRFDNVSKVYPKQTRPALRDVSLEVEKGEFVFLVGSSGSGKSTFLRLVLREERASHGQVHVLGKDLARLSNWKVPHMRRQLGTVFQDFRLLPNKTVGENVAFAQEVIGKSRGEIRKSVPQVLELVGLGGKEDRMPGELSGGEQQRVAIARAFVNRPKLLIADEPTGNLDPQTSVGIMKLLDRINRTGTTVVMATHDQNIVDQMRKRVIELEKGRLVRDQARGVYGYQH from the coding sequence GTGATCCGATTCGACAACGTCTCCAAGGTCTACCCCAAGCAGACCCGCCCCGCCCTCAGGGATGTCTCCCTGGAGGTCGAGAAGGGCGAGTTCGTCTTCCTCGTGGGGTCCTCCGGCTCCGGAAAGTCCACCTTCCTGCGGCTGGTCCTCCGCGAGGAGCGGGCCAGCCACGGGCAGGTGCACGTTCTGGGCAAGGACCTCGCCCGGCTCTCCAACTGGAAGGTGCCGCACATGCGGCGGCAGTTGGGGACCGTGTTCCAGGACTTCCGGCTGCTGCCGAACAAGACGGTCGGCGAGAACGTCGCGTTCGCGCAGGAGGTCATCGGCAAGTCGCGCGGCGAGATCCGCAAGTCCGTGCCGCAGGTGCTCGAACTCGTCGGGCTCGGCGGCAAGGAGGACCGGATGCCGGGCGAGCTGTCCGGTGGTGAGCAGCAGCGCGTCGCCATCGCGCGGGCCTTCGTCAACCGGCCCAAGCTGCTGATCGCCGACGAGCCGACCGGAAACCTCGACCCGCAGACCTCCGTCGGCATCATGAAGCTGCTCGACCGGATCAACCGGACCGGTACGACCGTCGTGATGGCCACGCACGACCAGAACATCGTGGACCAGATGCGCAAGCGCGTGATCGAGCTGGAGAAGGGCCGCCTCGTCCGCGACCAGGCCCGCGGCGTCTACGGCTACCAGCACTGA
- a CDS encoding serine/threonine-protein kinase has protein sequence MARKIGSRYTANQILGRGSAGTVWLGEGPEGSVAIKLLREDLASDQELVGRFVQERTALLGLEHPNVVSVRDLVVDGNDLALVMDLVRGTDLRTRLDRERRLAPEAAVAIAADIAEGLAAAHAAGVVHRDVKPENVLLDMQGPLGPGGSHRALLTDFGIAKLIDSPRRTRATKIIGTPDYLAPEIVEGLPPRAAVDIYALATVLYELLAGFTPFGGGHPGAVLRRHVTESVVPLPGIPEELWQLLVQCLAKAPASRLRASELAARLREQLPVLRGMPPLDVDEPDAEAEEPSETPAAGQPQTPVRVRRGAVPLVPGAKPDSNRDTHTSMRVPAPDELAGGARGTARAPRATGTPRPGSARHRATTRRRRLILAGVTVALAAAAGTGAWLATSGEEAASPQDLKNTAPASP, from the coding sequence TTGGCACGGAAGATCGGCAGCCGGTACACCGCGAACCAGATCCTGGGGCGGGGCAGCGCCGGCACGGTGTGGCTGGGCGAGGGGCCCGAGGGGTCCGTCGCCATCAAGCTGCTGCGGGAGGACCTCGCATCCGACCAGGAGCTCGTCGGACGCTTCGTCCAGGAGCGGACGGCCCTGCTCGGCCTCGAACACCCGAACGTCGTCTCCGTCCGTGACCTGGTGGTGGACGGCAACGACCTCGCCCTCGTCATGGACCTGGTCCGGGGCACCGACCTGCGCACCCGGCTGGACCGGGAGCGGCGACTGGCGCCCGAGGCGGCGGTCGCGATCGCGGCGGACATCGCGGAGGGCCTGGCGGCGGCGCACGCGGCGGGGGTCGTGCACCGGGACGTGAAGCCGGAGAACGTCCTGCTGGACATGCAGGGCCCGCTCGGACCCGGCGGCTCGCACCGCGCGCTGCTGACGGACTTCGGCATCGCCAAGCTGATCGACTCCCCGCGCCGCACCCGTGCCACGAAGATCATCGGTACGCCGGACTACCTGGCGCCGGAAATCGTGGAGGGCCTCCCGCCCCGGGCCGCGGTGGACATCTACGCGCTGGCGACGGTGCTCTACGAGCTCCTGGCCGGCTTCACGCCGTTCGGCGGCGGCCACCCCGGTGCGGTGCTGCGCCGCCACGTCACGGAGTCGGTCGTACCCCTCCCCGGCATCCCCGAGGAACTGTGGCAGCTGCTGGTGCAGTGCCTGGCGAAGGCGCCGGCGTCGCGGTTGCGGGCGTCCGAGCTGGCGGCGCGGCTGCGGGAGCAGCTGCCGGTACTGCGGGGGATGCCGCCGCTGGACGTGGACGAGCCGGACGCGGAGGCCGAGGAGCCGTCCGAGACGCCTGCGGCCGGGCAGCCCCAGACGCCGGTACGGGTGCGTCGGGGCGCGGTTCCGCTGGTCCCCGGCGCGAAGCCCGACTCGAACCGTGACACCCATACGTCGATGAGGGTCCCGGCGCCGGACGAGCTGGCCGGCGGCGCCCGGGGCACGGCCCGCGCCCCCCGGGCCACCGGCACTCCCCGCCCGGGCTCGGCCCGCCACCGCGCGACCACCCGGCGTCGGCGCCTGATCCTGGCCGGCGTGACAGTCGCCCTGGCCGCGGCCGCGGGTACGGGTGCCTGGTTGGCGACGTCGGGCGAAGAAGCGGCGTCCCCGCAGGACCTGAAGAACACGGCACCGGCGTCCCCCTGA